A DNA window from Equus przewalskii isolate Varuska chromosome 12, EquPr2, whole genome shotgun sequence contains the following coding sequences:
- the IGFALS gene encoding insulin-like growth factor-binding protein complex acid labile subunit: MHPARCLPAACSARGMALRRGGLALVVLLVSWAARGPCGLEAAEPGGPGDAEGLQCPAVCTCGHDDYTDELGVFCSSRNLTRLPDGIPAGTRALWLDGNNFSSVPAAAFQNLSGLGFLNLQGSWLAGLEPQALLGLQNLYHLHLERNQLRSLAARTFLHTPGLASLGLNNNLLSRVDEGLFQGLSNLWNLNLGWNSLAVLPDTAFQGLANLRELVLAGNKLAYLQPALFCGLAELRELDLSRNALRSVKANVFVKLPKLQKLYLDHNLIAAVAPGAFLGMKALRWLDLSHNRVGSLLEDTFPGLLGLHVLRLSHNAIAGLRPRTFKDLHFLEELQLGHNRIRQLPEKAFEGLGQLEVLTLNNNQIQEVRPGAFLGLFNVAVMNLSGNCLRNLPEQVFQGLGKLHSLHLEGSCLGRLRPHAFAGLSGLRRLFLKDSGIVAVEEQSLWGLGELLELDLTSNQLTHLPGRLFHGLGKLEYLLLARNRLSALSADALGPLQRAFWLDVSHNHLEALPEGVLSQLGRLHYLSLRNNSLRTFVPQPPSLERLWLEGNPWDCSCPLQALRAFALQHPTVVPRFVQAVVEGDDCQPAVYNYNNITCASPPGVLGLDLRDISEAHFAHC; the protein is encoded by the exons ATGCACCCTGCTCGCTGCCTGCCTGCGGCCTGCTCTGCACGCGGGATGGCCCTGAGGAGAG GAGGCCTGGCCCTGGTGGTGCTGCTGGTCTCCTGGGCGGCACGGGGCCCCTGTGGCCTGGAGGCCGCAGAGCCCGGAGGACCGGGGGACGCTGAGGGCCTGCAGTGCCCGGCCGTCTGCACCTGTGGCCACGACGACTACACGGACGAGCTGGGCGTCTTCTGCAGCTCCCGGAACCTCACGCGGCTGCCGGATGGCATCCCAGCTGGCACCAGGGCCCTGTGGCTGGATGGCAACAACTTCTCCTCTGTCCCCGCGGCGGCCTTCCAGAACCTCTCAGGCCTGGGCTTTCTCAACCTGCAGGGCAGCTGGCTGGCCGGCCTGGAGCCCCAGGCACTGCTGGGCCTGCAGAACCTGTACCACCTGCACCTGGAGCGGAACCAGCTGCGCAGCCTGGCGGCCCGCACCTTCCTGCACACGCCGGGCCTGGCCTCGCTCGGCCTCAACAACAACCTCCTCAGCAGGGTGGACGAGGGCCTCTTCCAGGGTCTGAGCAACCTCTGGAACCTCAACCTCGGCTGGAACAGCCTGGCCGTGCTCCCCGACACGGCCTTCCAGGGCCTGGCCAACCTCCGGGAGCTGGTACTGGCAGGCAACAAGCTGGCCTACCTGCAGCCCGCGCTCTTCTGCGGCCTTGCCGAGCTGCGGGAGCTGGACCTGAGCAGGAACGCCCTGAGGAGCGTCAAGGCCAACGTCTTCGTCAAGCTGCCCAAGCTCCAGAAGCTCTACCTGGACCACAACCTCATCGCCGCCGTGGCCCCCGGCGCCTTCCTGGGCATGAAGGCGCTGCGCTGGCTGGACCTGTCGCACAACCGCGTGGGCAGCCTCCTGGAGGACACCTTCCCGGGCCTGCTGGGCCTGCACGTGCTGCGCCTGTCGCACAACGCCATCGCCGGCCTGCGGCCCCGGACCTTCAAGGACCTGCActtcctggaggagctgcagCTCGGCCACAACCGCATCCGGCAGCTGCCGGAGAAGGCCTTCGAGGGCCTGGGCCAGCTGGAGGTGCTCACACTCAACAACAACCAGATCCAGGAGGTCAGGCCCGGCGCCTTCCTCGGCCTCTTCAACGTGGCTGTCATGAACCTCTCTGGCAACTGTCTGCGGAACCTTCCAGAGCAGGTGTTCCAGGGCCTGGGCAAGCTGCACAGTCTGCACCTGGAGGGCAGCTGCCTGGGCCGCCTCCGCCCGCACGCCTTCGCCGGCCTCTCGGGGCTGCGCCGGCTCTTCCTCAAGGACAGCGGCATCGTGGCCGTGGAGGAGCAGAGCCTGTGGGGGCTCGGGGAGCTCCTCGAGCTGGACCTCACCTCCAACCAGCTCACGCACCTGCCCGGCCGGCTCTTCCACGGCCTCGGCAAGCTGGAGTACCTGCTCCTCGCCCGCAACCGGCTGTCGGCACTGTCGGCGGATGCCCTGGGGCCCCTGCAGCGCGCCTTCTGGCTGGACGTGTCGCACAACCACCTGGAGGCCCTGCCCGAGGGGGTCCTCTCGCAGCTGGGGCGGCTGCATTACCTCAGCCTCAGGAACAACTCCCTACGGACTTTCGTGCCGCAGCCCCCTAGCCTGGAGCGCCTGTGGCTCGAGGGCAACCCCTGGGACTGCAGCTGCCCCCTCCAGGCCCTGAGGGCCTTCGCCCTGCAGCACCCCACCGTCGTGCCACGCTTCGTCCAGGCCGTGGTGGAGGGGGATGACTGCCAGCCCGCCGTGTACAACTACAACAACATCACCTGTGCCAGCCCTCCTGGCGTCTTGGGCCTCGATCTGCGGGACATCAGCGAGGCCCACTTTGCTCACTGCTGA